A window of Panicum virgatum strain AP13 chromosome 8K, P.virgatum_v5, whole genome shotgun sequence contains these coding sequences:
- the LOC120645669 gene encoding uncharacterized protein LOC120645669 yields the protein MSQMTLRQFSAPSNSHIPTRLTNDQGTDDFEIKTGLVNMIQASPFCGKASEDANAHLQNFLEVSSIINPKGTLMDNIRLRLFPFSLVGKAKMWFYAYKEEFDTWDACANAFLVKYFPVGKTNTLRNRITSFQQLQDETVQEAWERLQEYIAVGPHHDMEEWLVIQKFFHGLNRRSQDHMDAAAGGAFHSLDVAGARVLINKVASNQSWNEERQPAHAKGVHEIDSVDRLVAKMDLLMKKLESPHQEVTQTESRMTCEKCGNTGHSGKSCPFTQEDENFIGNNTPYDTDCRLQQGWNFKPDLPFGQQQGNNFNNSFQPSLKDFMKGQKQINDNISEKFLANDKILESLAMQLDGFNSVIKNQLSFNKLIETKVTLLASSYLNQNTGKLSGKPEVNPKESVNVVAVRARQSTQRPHLPQDVGAQRKTVTARNTKAKDGVLEEAEESNTIATQEDPVEPHRTSRDCHDTTALLFLERKRRPVADKQFSKFVEVIKKLYGNIPLLDTMQVPTYAEYLKDILGNKRVLPPTEVMQLTEECSPAILNPLLEKKKKPRCRTITCSIGAQHFKHALFDL from the coding sequence ATGTCTCAGATGACACTCCGCCAATTCTCAGCCCCGTCTAATAGCCATATCCCTACTAGACTGACCAATGACCAAGGCACTGATGACTTTGAGATAAAGACTGGCCTTGTCAACATGATCCAAGCAAGTCCCTTCTGCGGAaaggcatcagaggatgccAACGCTCATCTTCAAAATTTTCTGGAAGTGAGCAGCATAATCAACCCAAAAGGCACTTTGATGGATAATATTCGTCTTCGATTGTTCCCATTCTCTTTGGTTGGGAAAGCAAAGATGTGGTTCTACGCATACAAGGAAGAATTCGACACTTGGGATGCGTGCGCCAATGCTTTTCTGGTCAAGTACTTTCCGGTGGGCAAAACCAACACCCTTCGGAATAGGATTACCAGTTTTCAACAACTCCAGGACGAAACAGTCCAGGAAGCCTGGGAACGTCTTCAAGAATACATTGCAGTAGGCCCACACCACGACATGGAAGAATGGCTTGTCATTCAGAagttcttccatggcctgaaccgGCGATCACAAGATCACATGGACGCAGCAGCGGGAGGAGCATTTCACTCCCTCGATGTTGCAGGAGCTAGAGTGCTCATCAATAAGGTtgcttccaaccagagttggaaCGAAGAAAGGCAGCCGGCCCATGCAAAAGGAGTACATGAAATCGACAGTGTCGACAGGCTAGTagccaagatggatcttctcatgaaaaagCTAGAATCTCCACACCAGGAGGTTACCCAGACTGAGTCTCGGATGACATGTGAGAAATGTGGCAATACTGGACACTCGGGCAAATCTTGCCCGTTCACTCAAGAGGACGAGAACTTCATTGGGAACAACACTCCTTATGACACAGACTGCCGTCttcagcaaggttggaattTTAAGCCCGACCTCCCCTTCGGCCAACAGCAAGGTAACAATTTTAATAACAGTTTTCAGCCCTCGCTTAAAGACTTCATGAAAGGCCAAAAACAAATCAATGACAATATTAGTGAGAAgtttcttgctaatgataaaattctTGAATCTTTGGCTATGCAACTAGATGGGTTTAACTCTGTTATTAAAAATCAGTTGAGTTTCAATAAATTGATAGAAACTAAGGTAACTCTACTGGCCTCATCCTACCTTAACCAAAACACGGGGAAGCTATCCGGGAAACCGGAAGTGAACCCGAAAGAAAGCGTGAATGTGGTAGCTGTGCGGGCAAGACAATCCACACAGAGACCACATCTTCCGCAGGATGTAGGTGCACAGCGGAAGACCGTAACTGCCAGGAATACCAAAGCTAAAGACGGGGTGCTAGAGGAGGCCGAAGAATCCAACACCattgctacccaggaagaccccgtggaaccccaTAGAACTTCACGCGACTGTCACGACACAACCGCCTTACTGTTTCTAGAGCGGAAAAGGAGGCCGGTGGCCGACAAGCAATTCAGCAAGTTTGTCGAGGTAATCAAGAAGCTTTATGGCAACATACCACTTCTTGATACTATGCAGGTTCCCACGTACGCCGAGTatctcaaggatatccttggcaaCAAGAGGGTCCTGCCGCCCACCGAGGTCATGCAGCTTACAGAAGAGTGTAGCCCAGCTATACTCAACCCTCttctggagaagaagaagaaaccaagATGCCGCACCATCACATGTTCCATCGGAGCTCAACACTTTAAGCATGCTCTTTTCGATCTGTGA